AGATGAAGGAGATGTCGGCCAGACCATAGGCCGGGCTGGTGGTGGAATCGGTGATGGCGGCGCAGGGCACCTTCCGGGTGGAGAGGTACTGCAGGGCCTTGACGGTGTTGGTGGAGTAACGGGAGAAGGTGACGGCGATGAACAGGTCGTCCGGGGTGACCTGGCACAGCTGATCCACGAAGTGCCCGTTGTTGGGGAAGGTGAACACCTTGCGGTTTTGTACCCGCAGGCTGGAGGCCAGATATTCCGCCTGCATGGAGGCGGTCCGCAGGCCAAGGACATAGATATGATTCGCTTTGTCCAGGGCATCCAAAAAGCGGTCAAAATTCTCGTGGTTGATAGGGTTACTGAGCGTGGCCTCCAGATTGCCGATGTCGCAGGCCAGTACCTGCTCCAGCGTATTGTTGCCGGTCATGGTGTCCAACTGCTGCTCCAGCTTGTTGTACATGGTGACCTCCGACTGAACATGGTCGGCCAGCATCTTTTTAAAACTGGAATAACCGTCAAATCCCTGCTGAATGCAGAACTTGATGATGGTGGTGTCGCTAACCCCAATGGCCCGCGCCAAACTGGTGACGGACATAAAGGGGATGTCCATATAATGGGTCAGAACATATTCCGCCACAGCCCGCTGGGCCTGCGGAAGGTCCTGGCTGGACTGCTGGATCTGTTTCAATAGCTTTTGCACGGACATCCCTCCTGAAAGGGTAAGAGATACTCTTATAAACCCTTAAAAAAGTTTTATTTCTGTTGGTCATTTTAGACCTTTTTCAACGCAATGGCAAGAAAAAATAAAATAATCTTTGCGGTAGAATTGGAAAATAATAGATTAATTTGTCAATTGTGGAAGAAATTTTATATGTTTCTCTGTTTTCACCAAAGAAATACATGGAAAATCTACGGACAGAATAAAAATTTTATAGAAAATTGTATTGAAAAATATAATTATTTCTATATAATATAAATCACAATAATTTTCTTCCAAACAGAAGGGAAAAGAGTTGGAAATATTGCGGCGCGGTTGGCGCACCGATAAAACCGGGATAAATTCAGATTTTAAAATAGAAGGAGCGCGTAACATGAGTACATCAGTAGCAGTGATCGGAGCTGGAAACGGCGGCACCGCCATCGCGGCCCACATTGCCAGCCAGGGCGGCCAGGTGCGTCTGTGCGATCTGTTCCCTGAGTTTTTGGAGGGGATTCAGAAGAGCGGGAGCATTGAGCTCAATTGTGAGGGAAAGAAGCAGCAGGTGACGCCTGCGCTTGTGACCTCCGATGTAAAGGCGGCTGTCAGCGGCGCGAAGCTTGTGATGGTGGTCACCCCGGCATTCACCCATAAGATGATCGCCAAGGCCTGCGCCGACTCTCTTGAGGACGGCCAGATCGTGGTGCTCAACCCGGGCAGAACTGCGGGCGCGCTGGAGTTTTTGGAGACCATCCGCGCCTGCGGCTGCGAGAAGGATGTCATCGTCTCTGAGACCCAGACGCTGATCTACTCCTGCCGGAAGACCGGTCCGGCGTCGGTACATATTTACGGCGTAAAGACCTCGGTGGAAATCAGCGCCTTTCCGGGCAACCGCATCCAGGAGGTTCTGGATGTTCTGGGGCCCTTTTATCCCCAGTTTACTCCGGCCCAGAGCGTGTTGGGCACCAGCCTGGCCAACATCGGCAGCATGTTCCATCCCACACCCGTGCTGCTGAATATCGGACGGATCGAAAATGATCCCCGGGGCTACCGCTATTATTGGGACGGTATCACCCCTTCCGTGGCTGGCCTGATCGAACGCTTAGACGCCGAGCGCGTGGCAGTGGGCAAGGCCTACGGCATTGAACTTCTCTCCGCCATGGAGTGGCTGGTGCGCAGCTATGATACCCACGGTGACACGTTGTATGAGCGGATTCAGAACAACGACGCCTACGGCGACATCATGGCCCCCAAGACTATCCAGGCCCGCTACATGACGGAGGATGTGCCCAACGGACTGGTCCCCATCGCGGCGCTGGGCCGCGCGGCCGGGGTGGAGACCCCCAACATCGACGCGGTGATCACCCTTGCCTGCAGCATCTACGGAAAGGACTTCCGCACGGAGGGCCGCTCCCTGAAGAATCTGGGCCTGGAGGGGCTGAGCAGGGATGAGATCATCGAGTACTTCAAAACCGGCAATAA
This window of the Dysosmobacter acutus genome carries:
- a CDS encoding NAD/NADP-dependent octopine/nopaline dehydrogenase family protein produces the protein MSTSVAVIGAGNGGTAIAAHIASQGGQVRLCDLFPEFLEGIQKSGSIELNCEGKKQQVTPALVTSDVKAAVSGAKLVMVVTPAFTHKMIAKACADSLEDGQIVVLNPGRTAGALEFLETIRACGCEKDVIVSETQTLIYSCRKTGPASVHIYGVKTSVEISAFPGNRIQEVLDVLGPFYPQFTPAQSVLGTSLANIGSMFHPTPVLLNIGRIENDPRGYRYYWDGITPSVAGLIERLDAERVAVGKAYGIELLSAMEWLVRSYDTHGDTLYERIQNNDAYGDIMAPKTIQARYMTEDVPNGLVPIAALGRAAGVETPNIDAVITLACSIYGKDFRTEGRSLKNLGLEGLSRDEIIEYFKTGNK
- a CDS encoding MurR/RpiR family transcriptional regulator, giving the protein MQKLLKQIQQSSQDLPQAQRAVAEYVLTHYMDIPFMSVTSLARAIGVSDTTIIKFCIQQGFDGYSSFKKMLADHVQSEVTMYNKLEQQLDTMTGNNTLEQVLACDIGNLEATLSNPINHENFDRFLDALDKANHIYVLGLRTASMQAEYLASSLRVQNRKVFTFPNNGHFVDQLCQVTPDDLFIAVTFSRYSTNTVKALQYLSTRKVPCAAITDSTTSPAYGLADISFICETKSFSYQGSYVACAALIDAIITASAKRRKEETTQHLHRLEDAFQEFNSFLSYDMHDGTL